A window of the Arachis duranensis cultivar V14167 chromosome 5, aradu.V14167.gnm2.J7QH, whole genome shotgun sequence genome harbors these coding sequences:
- the LOC107487429 gene encoding uncharacterized protein LOC107487429 — protein MASNLHVRSNSLPSASHPSSTRVQEELNKVKTFEATSTSASAFGLSLLENLYISLDDLLSVSSTQKAIFHHQGEEILDGSLRLLDICGITRDTVMQIKENVQSLHSALRRRKADSNIEKIVAEYNSFSKKMKKNIKKLITSLKQSESKFGASSLLNEEVISVVREVMVMNMSVFQSLLSFLAGPPSKLKATKWMNKLMHKGEVSSKNSNELQCVDEALNTVLNEGANGSNMQVAHGRLDALEDAIESIEIALENLFRRLVKTRASLLNIMTQ, from the coding sequence atGGCAAGCAATCTTCATGTTCGTTCAAACAGTTTGCCATCTGCATCTCATCCATCCTCCACAAGGGTTCAAGAGGAGCTCAACAAGGTCAAGACTTTTGAAGCAACATCCACATCTGCATCTGCATTTGGATTGTCCTTGTTAGAAAATCTATACATTTCCTTGGACGATCTTCTCAGTGTTTCTTCCACCCAAAAGGCCATATTTCATCATCAAGGTGAAGAGATATTGGATGGCTCTTTGAGACTTTTGGATATATGTGGAATCACAAGGGACACAGTGATGCAGATCAAGGAAAATGTACAATCACTTCACTCTGCTCTCAGAAGGAGAAAGGCAGATTCAAATATTGAAAAGATTGTAGCAGAATATAATTCATTctcaaagaagatgaagaaaaatatcaagAAGTTGATCACATCTTTGAAGCAATCAGAAAGCAAGTTTGGTGCTTCCTCACTCCTGAATGAAGAAGTGATTAGTGTTGTAAGGGAAGTGATGGTGATGAACATGTCTGTCTTTCAATCCCTTCTCTCATTCTTGGCTGGTCCTCCTTCAAAATTAAAGGCAACTAAATGGATGAACAAGTTGATGCATAAGGGAGAAGTGAGCTCAAAGAATTCCAATGAGCTGCAGTGTGTTGATGAAGCATTGAACACCGTTTTAAATGAAGGTGCTAATGGTTCCAACATGCAAGTAGCACATGGAAGATTGGATGCTCTGGAAGATGCCATTGAAAGCATTGAAATTGctttggagaacttatttaggCGCTTGGTAAAAACCAGAGCCTCTCTTTTAAACATTATGACTCAGTAG
- the LOC107487299 gene encoding uncharacterized protein LOC107487299: MIKIGEVPKGKIKENVQSLHSSLRRRKGDSCIEKSIAEYNSSSKKMRKNVNKLITSLKHLQSKYGILNQHQDLSILSKVIAISMCVFQCLLSFLGGPSKSKAIKWMNKLMQKGEVNSESGNELQLADAALNTLLNEGAKGSQIHASNEQLEALEIAIESIESGLENLFRRMIKTRTSLLNILSQ, encoded by the exons ATGATTAAGATTG GAGAGGTGCCAAAGGGCAAGATCAAGGAGAATGTACAATCCCTTCATTCATCtcttagaagaagaaagggagacTCATGCATTGAAAAGAGCATAGCCGAATACAATTCCTCCTCaaagaagatgaggaagaaTGTCAACAAGTTGATCACATCTTTGAAGCACCTACAAAGCAAATATGGAATCTTAAATCAGCATCAAGATCTTAGCATTCTAAGCAAAGTGATAGCAATAAGCATGTGTGTCTTCCAATGTCTGCTATCATTCTTGGGTGGTCCTTCAAAGTCAAAGGCAATCAAATGGATGAACAAGTTGATGCAAAAGGGAGAAGTGAACTCAGAGAGTGGCAATGAATTGCAATTGGCGGATGCAGCTTTGAACACCCTCTTAAATGAAGGTGCAAAAGGCTCCCAGATTCATGCTTCCAATGAACAATTAGAGGCTTTGGAGATTGCTATTGAAAGCATTGAGAGTGgtttggagaacttatttaggCGCATGATTAAGACTAGAACATCCCTTTTGAACATATTATCCCAATAG
- the LOC107487423 gene encoding uncharacterized protein LOC107487423, translated as MASKLHVRSNSLPNGSHPCFSRVRDELNNLKAFEATSTSESIVTSLSFLEDLHSSLDDLLNVASTQKVISQQQGDKCIEEILDGSMKVLDICGITRDTVMQIKENVQFLHSALRRRKGDSTIETSIAEYNSFSKKTKKNVNKVITTLKQLQSKFGASQLLNEEMMRVLREVIAMNVSIFQSLLTFFARPASKSKAAKWMNKLMHKGVVASEDNSENCNELQLVDATLNILLKEGANGSNMKVAHEQLEALEIAIESIEIRLESLFRSMIKTKTSLLNILSQ; from the coding sequence ATGGCAAGCAAGTTGCATGTTCGGTCAAACAGTTTGCCAAATGGATCTCATCCATGCTTCTCCAGGGTAAGAGATGAATTGAATAATCTCAAGGCTTTCGAAGCAACTTCGACGTCTGAGTCAATTGTCACTAGCTTGTCCTTTTTGGAAGATTTACACTCTTCTTTGGATGATCTTCTCAATGTTGCATCAACCCAAAAGGTCATCTCTCAACAACAAGGTGACAAATGCATTGAAGAAATCTTGGATGGATCCATGAAGGTCTTGGATATATGTGGCATCACAAGGGACACAGTTATGCAGATCAAGGAGAATGTGCAATTCCTTCATTCAGCTCTTAGAAGGAGAAAGGGTGATTCAACCATCGAAACAAGCATAGCTGAATACAATTCCTTCTCAAAGAAGACGAAGAAAAATGTCAACAAGGTGATCACAACCTTGAAGCAGCTACAAAGCAAATTCGGAGCATCTCAACtgttgaatgaagaaatgatgaGAGTTTTAAGAGAAGTGATTGCAATGAACGTGTCTATCTTCCAATCCCTTTTGACTTTTTTCGCTCGTCCAGCATCGAAGTCAAAGGCAGCCAAATGGATGAACAAGTTGATGCATAAAGGAGTGGTTGCATCTGAAGATAACTCAGAGAATTGCAATGAATTACAACTGGTGGATGCAACTTTGAACATCCTTTTAAAAGAAGGTGCTAATGGTTCCAACATGAAAGTAGCACATGAGCAATTGGAGGCTTTGGAGATTGCAATTGAAAGCATTGAGATTAGATTAGAAAGCTTATTTAGGAGCATGATTAAGACTAAGACATCCCTTTTGAACATATTATCCCAATAG